Genomic window (Streptomyces sp. NBC_00078):
CGCCGCCGCATGGACGTCGCCCTCGGCCTCATCGGTCACCCACGGGTGCTGTTCCTCGACGAACCGACCGCCGGCTTCGACCCCGAGGCCCGCGCCGACTTCCAGAAAATGATCACCGGGCTGAAGAGCCAGGGCGTGACCATCCTGCTCACCACACACGACCTGACCGAAGCCGAACGCCTCGCCGACCGCATCGGCATCCTGCTGGGCGGCGTCATCCACATCGACTCCACCCCCGATCAGCTCGTCACCGCGATCGGACAGCGCACCCAGGTGTCCTGGACCGCCCCCGACGGGACCAAGCAAGTGGAACTGACCGACGACCCGGACACCTTCGTCCACGAGTTGATGACCGCCCACGGCGGCCCGCTGACCGGGCTGCGCATCGACCGGCCGTCCCTGGAAGAGATCTACATGAGCATCGTGGAGGCCGCCCGGTGACCATCACCCGTCTGGCATGGAACAAGGCCGCCGTCGACCTGAGGATGACGTTCACCTCGCCCAAGGACCTCTTCAACATCTTCGTCTTCGTCATCCTGATGCTCGCGGCCGGATTCGCTCAGTGGAATCACCGCACCATCGTGCTCCTCGGCGGAATGAGCCTCATGCCGGCCGTCGGCGCGATGCTGTCCATCCCGTCCCTGATCGCCCTGGAGAAGACC
Coding sequences:
- a CDS encoding ABC transporter ATP-binding protein: MNHPPIALEGVTMSYGHQQVLKGLDLTVLEGQLFVLLGPNGAGKTTTIEIMEGYVKPTSGTVRVLGSNPLTADDAWRDKVGIVMQSWADHATWRLDTLLNDIAAYYSNPYPTTELLELVGLEQQRRRRLNQLSGGQRRRMDVALGLIGHPRVLFLDEPTAGFDPEARADFQKMITGLKSQGVTILLTTHDLTEAERLADRIGILLGGVIHIDSTPDQLVTAIGQRTQVSWTAPDGTKQVELTDDPDTFVHELMTAHGGPLTGLRIDRPSLEEIYMSIVEAAR